The DNA window TTTACCAATATAAGGAACTATATTaggcattaaaaaaacagaacacacagaaacatctgtAATCACGTTTTGCCACGACACCCGGAACGGTTGTACTCCCGTGTTTAACCGACGGGCAAAAAACAGCACGGACTTCCGGCGTCTGCACCAGTGCGTGTGTTATTGCATGTTATTCATCCTAAGCAGATGCAGTTCTGTGAGGAGTTTCGTCTGAGCATATCTGACATTAAATATCGACAGAGAGAGGCGCAGTGATGAATCCTGTCTTCCGGAAGGTGACGTCCcgcttatttgttttttctctgctaCAGGTTTGCTGACTTCACAGAGGTCACAGCTGTGCTGGAGCTAAGTTATCTTCCTGTCAGCCAGCCCCGTGTTTGTGTCGTTGTTGTCTTTTCTGGCTCCTGGAGAGGTAACTGGAAAAACAGAGGATGTTgtagatggagctgccaggcaaggaggaaaagaggaagaccgcaATGGGGGTTTATGGTTATACTGAAGGAGGATATCCAAATACTGCTGTGCTTCATAATTGCCGGGATACACTGTTAAATTTAAATGAGTGTGATAAATAGTGGATTTGACAGGTGATGTTGTCTCCAGGTGCAGGCGTCTGTCGCACAGCAGGCGCTCCTGCTGAATAAAGCGCTGACACCTTGCCGGTAAGTCTTTGCCTTGCTTTTTCGGTTGTCCCAGTTGTAGACATTAtatgtttaatttaattaagcATTTAAGTTAAAtttatcagtttttaaaacagatTGAAGCACAGACATTTACAACAAGTCTCAATTGTTAGACCGTAgaatttgttttatgtttctaAACACATCGCGGTGAGATGATTTCTCCCTTTCTGATACTATTTATGATTAATCTGTGTTCTGTAATCTTTAAAGGGCTGCACCGTCCATCCAGCATCCTGTTTGGTGTAAGTATTTGTGTCCTGTGTATGCAAACTCAATGCAAACTGCTCGTGGTGCTGCAGAATATTTAAAGTGTTGTTTGTTCTCTTCTTAGGCACACACTCTGTAAATGAACGACAGTACAAGGGCATGCCAACCCACGGCATTGGGAGGTGGAAATATCTGTTACCTAAGCAAGCGGTAAGACTCCAAGTGGAGAATAATCACGCCCATTtcatcttaaagacctcataccACCAGAGTGTCCTCACAGAACTCTTCAGTGTCAGACTgctggcttacttgtggttcccagagtgaattttaaattgtttgcaGGATAGAGTTAACTGAAGACACTGTCTGGCCCTTTgctgttttgttgcttttagCCGAGGAAAAAGAAGGACAAGCACCAGATGAAACGGATCATGTCTGCGACAGATACAGCGTACGGCACTCTGAATGTGAACGTGTCAGGATATGACATGACTGTCGTGGAACATTACTCCCAGTACATCCATAACTTCTGCAACCGGCTTGGCATCAAAGTAGCTGACAGGTGAGGATGTTTGGATGGCAGGTCTGAGGTTTCTGATCACTGCAGGTCAGCAGGTAACATTTAACTGAGTCACTTAAGGAGCTGAGATGCAAACCATGTCAAGTTCAATAGGAACATTTCCATTTTCTGCTATAACTGCCCCCTGTTCATTAAGATTAGATGTTTGAAGTTaaactgtttttattcttttccatatacgaacaacattaaatatgatttggtttattttattggtAGACCGGGTATCAAAGGTCCCCCGTCTTCTCTCTTATGTGTGGGTAATTAACAATTCACTCAGCAGATAGAAACATAGTTAGGATGAACTGCAGGTTTGTAGAAGTTGTTTTTCCCTGTAAAGGATGGAATAAAAATTATTTAGATATGCGTTTCACATGAAGGGACTGACACAGTTAAACTATCAAAGCAACAGTAAGGATGGTAGATGATCAAGTTTTAAACCTTGATATATCAGACTTTGGTCACTAGATGGCAGCAGAGTTCCTCTGCATCTGCCAAATATATTACAgtgagttgttttgtttttctttgtagtaGACTTAAGCTTTAATGCTCTTTAATGCTTCCCACGTACAGCTATGCTTTACCAAGAAAGAGCACAGAGGTCATGCTGATGCAGGAGCAAGGCACCAAGACGTATGTCGATGCTGTCCTCAAGACTCACCACCGAGTCGTTCAGGTAAGACCTggcttgttgtgttttttggggttttgtttgtgCTTTCAGCTCAAACTGCAGGTGCTGCAGGTGTACTGACAGGTTTTAAAGACCTAACTGTTAACGGTGTTATTACTTTTTGTCCAGCTGAGCACGCTGAACGCCGCGCTGTGTCCCGTCTTCATGGACGTCCTCTTAAAGAATCAACCAGAGGGAGTTCAGCTCTCTGTGACGGAGGTGAGTAAGCTGTTGCATGTTCATCTTTTAGTCCATAACTGTTGGAGAACATTAGAAATGCTCACTATAACCAACCAGACTCcatcttaggctacgttcacactgcaggcgaaagcgcatcaaatccgatttttttgaccctatgcgacccatatccgatcatgctatgacagtgtgaacggcgcaaatccgatattttcaaatccgatctgggtcactttcgtatgtggtactgaatccgatacatatccgatgttttagaaagcgactgctgtttgaacggtcaagtcgcattaaatccaccttttacgtcaccgacacaagactgaagccaattatcagcgccagagaagcgcccgagaagacatcgcgaacgcttcctggccatccagtgtagatgttagtgaaactgttgggaagacaatgtgaacattttatttgtactgtaatctgcagattctgacagaaatctgcagctatcatttgaagcaccgctcctctcttaaacagcaataaggatcattattaggttatttacattattatgtaaataacaaaataacttaaagcaaaaattgggaaacgaaGTCCGAAGTCTgcatattaagggccatcagtcaaacaatactgttgctctgggtctaaacagagctcgttgtgtgtgacagcttcttttgcgcatgcgggccgctttgagcgttcacactagagcgcgtttgctgtcgcattttatttgtagtgtgaacgagcagacaaaaaaatcggatttgatcaaaaaatcggaattgagcattaagacctgcagtgtgaacgtagccatacTCTTAAAGGCAATATGCATGCGTAGTTTTTGGTCATATCATAATTTTTAAAACTAATCCACTTCTCTCCCTCTGAACCTCTCAGCACACCGAAGCTGATTTCCAAGCACGGTTCAAGGCGCGTCCAGAGCTGGAGGGGCTCATCGCTCAGATGAACCAATAACTTTCCACCTCATTATGTACAAGTATCAGTTTGATCTAATTTATTACCCATCATTCCTCAGTAGCATCCTGTATAAATGGATTatctgaaatggaaaaaaactgTGCACATTAGTCTCATTTTGTGACCTTTGGGAAATAAAACCACGCTCATTTTTCcatcttaaaatattttcatatttatttttctggttCTTCTGCTTCATTATAAACTTTGTTCACTTTAATACACATCATGTCACTGTAATTTTTTAACCTTTGGACACAAAATGTAGTATTTTAAATTTCTGTGACTAAAAGTTAGAATTGTAGCAATCaggtattttttaatttaaatataaaagttcAGAATATTTTATTTGCCTGTATTCTGAGTAAACATTAACATCTGTATCCCATGTTGTAGAAAAACgttaaagaaattaaattacacagataaaaacaagataaacaatttaaaaaaaaataaagaaaggtttttttaaacaagagaaaaatatatatttggttgagttaaataaaaaaaaaaaaacttaaaatgtgGTTCATATTTTAACATTCTCTAAACAATACATTGAGCTCACTCAAGCTCATAGATGAGAAACCTCAGAGACTTTATCCCTTGGACTTCATAGAGCTCATCTTTGAATAATCTCTCATTTAAATTTCTCACAGCATCAAATTTCTCATTGGAGATCAGATCTTTTTCCTGGAGTTTGTCTAGAACGGCTGCTGCCTCGTTCACTGTCCATCAGAGCCGTTGAATGGCGATCCATGAAATGCTGtccagaaaaataaaaagcaaatgtaaaacataataaaacacaGTAAGTTGTAATGCTCTACAATATAGTTTTTCATAAATATATAGTTCTGAAAAAAGAAGCTGTTTTCAGTTAtaaggttttacatatcagcACCTAATGAAAATCTCCTGGTCTTTACAAGACTGTAAAATTACTGAAACTGTAGATGAACAGCAACATGACGTCATTATTTAGTGAAAATTAAGCCAAAATGCTAAATAACTAAGCACACTGCTCCCTGTGCAAGTAACAGCCAGGTGCTGATACAGAAATGCACTTGATTATTGATAATCAGCATCTCTACAAAAGCAGTCGTTCAGTAGTTTCCtagtctggagcattcaggtgtgtgttaacacaattcCAAATAGGAAAGCAataatagtttttaaaaagaaattgctGATGTTCTTCAGTCTGGGAAGAAAGATCATTCgcaaacagaaaacattcaAGATAGCTTCCAGTCAACACAGGAGTCACTATCCCAGTAAATTCATCCCAGTATCAGACCATGCcctgctcagagaaactgcaagaaacccaagagctacatctgagACTCTGCAGGCCTCAGCATGTTAAAGTTAATAagagtacaattagaaaaagatgaACAAGTTTTGAACGGGCTTTTTTGGAAAGAGGGTAAATATCTTCTATCTAAAAAGAACAGCAGCAATGCtgcatgtgaaaaaaaaaaaagcaatatatTTTGGATAGGTGAGACCTAAGTAGGCATGTTTGAATAAAATACACAGCACTACctttggagaaaaccaaacagcatatcagcacaaacacctcaaacCAACTGTCGAGCACGGCGGTGGAAGGGTGATGGTTTGGGCTTTGTTTTATAGCGACGGGATCAAACTGGAAATCGTGCAAAGAGACAGTGATCCAGACCACAGCGAGAACTTTACAGCAAATGGGTGAAAAAGAAAGActgctttttgtttctctcagGTTTGTTTTTAGGTTGTTTCAGAAcccagttttctttttaaattatgtcTTGATAAGCAAAACACAAGATTTGAAAAAGGAATTTACTTTATAAAATAATCATGGATTAAAGCGAACCTCTTACCCTGTTCTTGGTGAATACTTGTGCTTAATAGTCATCTGGAATAAAAGGGGTCAAGCTGGTCAAATACTGGCCTGGTCTAAATATTTTAGATGAGCTGCGTTAGGGCAAATATGCATAAAGCACTAACCTGTTCCGATAGTGCACGTCCACACGGTGTCCTTTTCCTTTCCTCCCCTGCGCTCAACTTCAAGTTTCAGTTTCAATTTTCCGAAGTCCCTTTTTTCATTTCCAATGACCACCTCAAAGAAATTAGTGTCGCTCCACTCCAACATGAACTGCTGTTTCTGCAGAGAAAACGTTTTATGGAAACTTGAGGATTTTTGCTGTTTCTATGTTATGGTGCAATGAACAGAAGTGCAGCTTAGTCCAAACCTCAGGGCAGATTTCTGCTGTGTCCCAGTCTGTTGAGAGGTAGAAATAACTCTCCAGCTGTACAGGGTCAACAGGACTTGCCTTTCGGATTTTTCTGAATCCGTCAGATTTCTCCTTCTTCTCCACTTCCTGAAACATGGAAAAATGGACCATTCTTCACATACAAGTAATGGTTGGAAATCTTTGGGAATCGTGTTCACATCTATTCATGTCTTTAAAGaacatatgtgtttgtgtttatatcaAGATGAGAACATTGATTTGCACTACTGCAATCCATGTAACTGAAAAGGGAAAATGCTAAGAAAACACAAGTAACAActacaaagtttaaaaaaagctcaaagctgttcaaaaaacagcttttgaAAGAATGATTAAATTACATTAGCATAAAGATGGCTGTAAGTTCTTAACTTTTAATGCAGTTTTCTCTGCCTGAAAGTCAGTAATGTTGTCAGTTGGGTTGTCAAAACATTTAGAGACCAAACTCTATTAATTTGCTGCCTTGTAGTGtcactgtgtttttgtatttatcaATGAGAGcattttatttctctgtgttattaTATATCACCTTGATGATATTTTTCCTCACTTCTACTTTATATTGTTGCTCCAGTACGTGGCATTGTATTACCTGTTGTATTAGAGGATCATGTGGGACCAGGTAAACGTGCAGAGTGAGGCCAGATGTGATTTGCATGTATATCAAGACATCAGCAAAAACTTTTAGATATAGGCCCAGTTTCTTTAGGATCATGGCTCCTCTTAGAGAGAACTCCGGCTTGTTTAACTTCACATGGGATGATGTCATTTCAGACACTTGCTCCAAATAACCTCCACTGCTGTCCACATGCAGAACTCGAAATATGTCTGACATCGCTGCAACTTCACCTGCAAAGCACAAACAGTCATGTGTGCATAAATATCTTTATTACTGTAATAAAACAATCATATGCGTTTTACGACTGCTCACCTGTACAGATCCAGTGCGGCAGACAGACTTCCTCTAGCTTCCCATCTGTGACTTTGATGTCCATTAGGGGTCCTGCTGGTATGTAGTCCATGCATACAGGTTTCCTCATGAATCGCTCCCATGAGCTAAACTGGTATCTGAAGCTGACGGTTTCCTTACAAACCCACTGCAAGGCAGACTCGCTGCATTCATATTTGCCACTTTCAGACTGCAGGCTGGATTTGAATAGACAAGACAAAATGCTCTGTTATGCTCTGTTCACATGCACgaacagaaacagcaaaactGCAAATAGTACAAAGTGGTACTTTAAACCCAAACCACTTCATTGTGTGTCTTGTAATTAGTGATAACCTTCACCTGTAAGTATGAACCTTGTCCATTATCTGGACTTCAGGTTTCAGCTTCGTCCACGGACTGGAGTCCTGTTGTACAAGATATTTTTACATTGTCATGGTCATTGAAATTGTAAAATCTTTACAATTATTGTAAGATGCAATAAATGAGTAGAAAAAAATCCACAGAAACAGAGACTTACCATTTCATTGCCAAAAGCTTTCAGAAGTCTCTCAGAAGGTTCTTCTTAAAGCAAAGTTAATGTTTAAAGAGCTAGCTAACAAAATCCAATAATTCTAGCACAATTTTAACGTTATTTTAACTTGTGCGAGATTTCTATATGATATAAGTACATaaaaaacatgctttttaatCTTAGCATctttaaagcagaaaaatggAGGAAACACCATTTGGTCATGTAAAATTATCAACCTAGCTGTATTAAAACAACTATTGTCATTATAACATGAAAAAATGTAATACTCAAAGAGGAAAGCATTTAATTTGTTGAGGGAAAGGAttttaatagtttcattttCTTACCCTCAGTTCTTCTGTGAACGTTGTaagcaacaggaccactgatTGTAAATCCAAGATAAAAGAACACATGGCCTGAGTTCCAGAGGCTGTCTTTTTGGTTAACATCCAACTTGATCTCTGTGCCGCCAAATGTTGCATACAGCCTGTAATTTCTCACCACCCCTTTAACCCTGAGAAGTTTGTCTTTGACTGTTGGATTTCTGAAAATATCGTCGTTCCTCCAGTTTGTTTTTGGGTCTTCCAGTGCATCTTGGGTCCACAAGATTTCAAGGTTGTGTCTGTGAAGAAGTCTGTTCAGACCCTGACCCGGTCCAAGAAAAAATATGGGTCGAAGGTACCTTGACTGAAAGAGTGACTTATATTCTTGTTCATAggattgcagaatattttgaattaaatgagggaggtcaaaggtcaatttGTCTTCACCATCTGTAggccaacacaacagcagagctAACATGTGAAACTCGGGTTGCATCTCAGGAGCCAATGGCATTTTCTCTCTAAAGCTGCTTTGGTAGTCGGAGCTGGAGGGAGGTTCTTTCAGATTTATCAGCATGATATTGGCCAGAACGTAGTTGAGTAAGGCATGAGTAGCAGAATGTTTGTGTTGGCAGATTTCTCTCCACCATACAGCAATGTCCTTGGTGTCTGATCTAGTGCATCTTTCAAGACATGAAAGTACTCCCGGAGAAGTGACAGCCAGTTTTTGTTTAAGTTTGTGGAAGGCTTTCTGGAGTTGATCATTTGGTTCTGCGTCTCCAACATACTTTTTGTAGCATTCTATTGTCTTTCTGGAAATGTAGGTTGGATCTTCTTTCTTTACAACAGAATATGAATAAGTTAAAAAAGTGTCAAAAAATTCAGATCTTTTCTCAACCAAATCTCTGAGGCTGTTTATTAGCTCCTTAAACCTGAAAAGTTTCTCATCTCCGAGGGATTTCAGGACAGAGCCCAGAGACACAGTCTTTGTGAGAACTTGCTTCCAAAGTTCATCATGTCTGATAAGATGGTCATACAACAGGGTGCAAACTTCCAGATAACCAAACAGCCCTCTGGTGTTTAAAGCACGCAAGACTTTTTTATTGCCATCTCCTTGTTTGCCTTTCATGTGTTCATTCTCAGCAAGTCGTTCCTCATCTTCAAAAGCTTCAATGCCTTTTTGGGCCAGCTGTAAAATTTCTCTTGGCTTGGCAGAAAGTTTTAAGTTCTTCAGGTGGATCTTATGGACTTGGCCTAGTGTATCTGCAACATATGAACTCCAAGGTGctctctgctttgctttttttgcCCAAATTTCTGCCTCATTGTAGTCTTCTATTTCTATATAATAAAAACGAGCAAGAGTTTGTGGAAAAAGTGGGTTGTCATCAAATTTTTTTGAGGCCACCTTCAA is part of the Maylandia zebra isolate NMK-2024a linkage group LG3, Mzebra_GT3a, whole genome shotgun sequence genome and encodes:
- the mrpl48 gene encoding large ribosomal subunit protein mL48, with translation MNPVFRKVQASVAQQALLLNKALTPCRAAPSIQHPVWCTHSVNERQYKGMPTHGIGRWKYLLPKQAPRKKKDKHQMKRIMSATDTAYGTLNVNVSGYDMTVVEHYSQYIHNFCNRLGIKVADSYALPRKSTEVMLMQEQGTKTYVDAVLKTHHRVVQLSTLNAALCPVFMDVLLKNQPEGVQLSVTEHTEADFQARFKARPELEGLIAQMNQ
- the LOC105941196 gene encoding sterile alpha motif domain-containing protein 9-like isoform X2 — encoded protein: MANRPALSTAEGGEADARSKISDSFSFLDVLHANQFEEEFVETQHAEQVEENFYRGAPPNWLNFYISEQAVSDGNATPFIKRDGYETLKEQIHLRRKGPGTSTIKLFHQQGCGGTTLAMQVLWDLRKTFRCAVLTGSTLDITKVAQDVVSLFTAGSHGHQKTVLLLLNDEFILDILQDRIMEEIAEQDIEIDLPVVILLNCVRSSDGIIHQKACSYELRQKFKRKMRKSIILKKSLSDREQADFDMKKEELGRRFGDRCKQFHGFNILQSNFSQAYIRNACATLEHIKRTNKPLKMQLAAFLCLLNAYVPGSYLLESQCLDFLRHEDEDDFSLEDQMQPFSHLIVTFQQDGRAEKKVCMAHNMIAQCCTELLGDAGVTRSDTTRHFLNSFCKSYVPPCLLGFVKDMLTKREIKIIEDPTGVINEKKEKFSRLIQDITKTEDDDKKKGKSQSLSVLKVASKKFDDNPLFPQTLARFYYIEIEDYNEAEIWAKKAKQRAPWSSYVADTLGQVHKIHLKNLKLSAKPREILQLAQKGIEAFEDEERLAENEHMKGKQGDGNKKVLRALNTRGLFGYLEVCTLLYDHLIRHDELWKQVLTKTVSLGSVLKSLGDEKLFRFKELINSLRDLVEKRSEFFDTFLTYSYSVVKKEDPTYISRKTIECYKKYVGDAEPNDQLQKAFHKLKQKLAVTSPGVLSCLERCTRSDTKDIAVWWREICQHKHSATHALLNYVLANIMLINLKEPPSSSDYQSSFREKMPLAPEMQPEFHMLALLLCWPTDGEDKLTFDLPHLIQNILQSYEQEYKSLFQSRYLRPIFFLGPGQGLNRLLHRHNLEILWTQDALEDPKTNWRNDDIFRNPTVKDKLLRVKGVVRNYRLYATFGGTEIKLDVNQKDSLWNSGHVFFYLGFTISGPVAYNVHRRTEEPSERLLKAFGNEMDSSPWTKLKPEVQIMDKVHTYSLQSESGKYECSESALQWVCKETVSFRYQFSSWERFMRKPVCMDYIPAGPLMDIKVTDGKLEEVCLPHWICTGEVAAMSDIFRVLHVDSSGGYLEQVSEMTSSHVKLNKPEFSLRGAMILKKLGLYLKVFADVLIYMQITSGLTLHVYLVPHDPLIQQEVEKKEKSDGFRKIRKASPVDPVQLESYFYLSTDWDTAEICPEKQQFMLEWSDTNFFEVVIGNEKRDFGKLKLKLEVERRGGKEKDTVWTCTIGTAFHGSPFNGSDGQ
- the LOC105941196 gene encoding sterile alpha motif domain-containing protein 9-like isoform X1; amino-acid sequence: MANRPALSTAEGGEADARSKISDSFSFLDVLHANQFEEEFVETQHAEQVEENFYRGAPPNWLNFYISEQAVSDGNATPFIKRDGYETLKEQIHLRRKGPGTSTIKLFHQQGCGGTTLAMQVLWDLRKTFRCAVLTGSTLDITKVAQDVVSLFTAGSHGHQKTVLLLLNDEFILDILQDRIMEEIAEQDIEIDLPVVILLNCVRSSDGIIHQKACSYELRQKFKRKMRKSIILKKSLSDREQADFDMKKEELGRRFGDRCKQFHGFNILQSNFSQAYIRNACATLEHIKRTNKPLKMQLAAFLCLLNAYVPGSYLLESQCLDFLRHEDEDDFSLEDQMQPFSHLIVTFQQDGRAEKKVCMAHNMIAQCCTELLGDAGVTRSDTTRHFLNSFCKSYVPPCLLGFVKDMLTKREIKIIEDPTGVINEKKEKFSRLIQDITKTEDDDKKKGKSQSLSVLKVASKKFDDNPLFPQTLARFYYIEIEDYNEAEIWAKKAKQRAPWSSYVADTLGQVHKIHLKNLKLSAKPREILQLAQKGIEAFEDEERLAENEHMKGKQGDGNKKVLRALNTRGLFGYLEVCTLLYDHLIRHDELWKQVLTKTVSLGSVLKSLGDEKLFRFKELINSLRDLVEKRSEFFDTFLTYSYSVVKKEDPTYISRKTIECYKKYVGDAEPNDQLQKAFHKLKQKLAVTSPGVLSCLERCTRSDTKDIAVWWREICQHKHSATHALLNYVLANIMLINLKEPPSSSDYQSSFREKMPLAPEMQPEFHMLALLLCWPTDGEDKLTFDLPHLIQNILQSYEQEYKSLFQSRYLRPIFFLGPGQGLNRLLHRHNLEILWTQDALEDPKTNWRNDDIFRNPTVKDKLLRVKGVVRNYRLYATFGGTEIKLDVNQKDSLWNSGHVFFYLGFTISGPVAYNVHRRTEEEPSERLLKAFGNEMDSSPWTKLKPEVQIMDKVHTYSLQSESGKYECSESALQWVCKETVSFRYQFSSWERFMRKPVCMDYIPAGPLMDIKVTDGKLEEVCLPHWICTGEVAAMSDIFRVLHVDSSGGYLEQVSEMTSSHVKLNKPEFSLRGAMILKKLGLYLKVFADVLIYMQITSGLTLHVYLVPHDPLIQQEVEKKEKSDGFRKIRKASPVDPVQLESYFYLSTDWDTAEICPEKQQFMLEWSDTNFFEVVIGNEKRDFGKLKLKLEVERRGGKEKDTVWTCTIGTAFHGSPFNGSDGQ
- the LOC105941196 gene encoding sterile alpha motif domain-containing protein 9-like isoform X3 — translated: MANRPALSTAEGGEADARSKISDSFSFLDVLHANQFEEEFVETQHAEQVEENFYRGAPPNWLNFYISEQAVSDGNATPFIKRDGYETLKEQIHLRRKGPGTSTIKLFHQQGCGGTTLAMQVLWDLRKTFRCAVLTGSTLDITKVAQDVVSLFTAGSHGHQKTVLLLLNDEFILDILQDRIMEEIAEQDIEIDLPVVILLNCVRSSDGIIHQKACSYELRQKFKRKMRKSIILKKSLSDREQADFDMKKEELGRRFGDRCKQFHGFNILQSNFSQAYIRNACATLEHIKRTNKPLKMQLAAFLCLLNAYVPGSYLLESQCLDFLRHEDEDDFSLEDQMQPFSHLIVTFQQDGRAEKKVCMAHNMIAQCCTELLGDAGVTRSDTTRHFLNSFCKSYVPPCLLGFVKDMLTKREIKIIEDPTGVINEKKEKFSRLIQDITKTEDDDKKKGKSQSLSVLKVASKKFDDNPLFPQTLARFYYIEIEDYNEAEIWAKKAKQRAPWSSYVADTLGQVHKIHLKNLKLSAKPREILQLAQKGIEAFEDEERLAENEHMKGKQGDGNKKVLRALNTRGLFGYLEVCTLLYDHLIRHDELWKQVLTKTVSLGSVLKSLGDEKLFRFKELINSLRDLVEKRSEFFDTFLTYSYSVVKKEDPTYISRKTIECYKKYVGDAEPNDQLQKAFHKLKQKLAVTSPGVLSCLERCTRSDTKDIAVWWREICQHKHSATHALLNYVLANIMLINLKEPPSSSDYQSSFREKMPLAPEMQPEFHMLALLLCWPTDGEDKLTFDLPHLIQNILQSYEQEYKSLFQSRYLRPIFFLGPGQGLNRLLHRHNLEILWTQDALEDPKTNWRNDDIFRNPTVKDKLLRVKGVVRNYRLYATFGGTEIKLDVNQKDSLWNSGHVFFYLGFTISGPVAYNVHRRTEEEPSERLLKAFGNEMDSSPWTKLKPEVQIMDKVHTYSLQSESGKYECSESALQWVCKETVSFRYQFSSWERFMRKPVCMDYIPAGPLMDIKVTDGKLEEVCLPHWICTGEVAAMSDIFRVLHVDSSGGYLEQVSEMTSSHVKLNKPEFSLRGAMILKKLGLYLKVFADVLIYMQITSGLTLHVYLVPHDPLIQQEVEKKEKSDGFRKIRKASPVDPVQLESYFYLSTDWDTAEICPEKQQFMLEWSDTNFFEVVIGNEKRDFGKLKLKLEVERRGGKEKDTVWTCTIGTDDY